In the Alligator mississippiensis isolate rAllMis1 chromosome 7, rAllMis1, whole genome shotgun sequence genome, one interval contains:
- the ATXN2L gene encoding ataxin-2-like protein isoform X2, whose amino-acid sequence MLKQPQPLPPPAPATGPPPAAGPPAAPAPARKAAPSPNGSLSPSGGARPPTAAAPPPAAASSAAAPGGGGGPGGSGGGGTRGQSTGKGPPQCPVFEGVYNNSRMLHFLTAVVGSTCDVKVKNGSTFEGIFKTLSSKFELAVDAVHRKTSEQTAGPRREDIVDTMVFKPADVMLVRFRNIDFNYATKDKFTDSAIAMNSKVNGEHKEKVLQRWEGGDSHSDDYDLESDLSNGWDPNEMFKFNEENYGVKTTYDSSLASYTVPLEKDNSEEFRQREARAAQLAREIESSPQYRLRIAMENDDGRSEEEKHSSVQRQASGRDSPSLATRDGKYNPLPQRVREGSRGGVRCSSSRGGRPGVGALPPRGGAHHPDGGASPLPDPRGINGGPSRMSPKSQRPIRGAKAMSSPGSRPVEVSAAPPAVGRMYPPRSPKAAPAPESAAAPASPSESRTAALEPSTAAAPSPPSPKAGAPMLPAAPEAKEAPVPKDPGRASEVAGPLEPAKPASKGLQTEQQRSQLEELRKFGAQFKLQPSSSPEAGLEPFAARPKEPTPEGKGKEKVAEPCEGPEETPKPGGAPELAPEGGKEEKGLLEGPERPEPASPPSKAEAEDKEDGPVSEQVKKSTLNPNAKEFNPSKTLLSVNKSTSTPTSPGPRTHSTPSIPVLAAGQSGMYSPQYISYIPQIHMSPAVQAPQMYPYPVSNSVPGQQGKYRGAKGSLPPQRSDQHQAASAPPIMQAAAAAGPPLVAATPYSSYISYNPQQFAGQPTMMQPMAHYPSQPVFAPMLQSNPRMMTSGSHAQAIVSSSAPQYPPAEQPAPQPLYATVHQSYPHHATQLHPHQPQPATTPTGSQTQAQHAAPSPVQHQAGQAPHLGSAQQQPNLYHTAAALTATPPSITPGPGAQSPQTSFPQPAAVYAIHAHQQLQHSYPNMAHVTQAHVQTGLPAAPPPHPGAPHPPQVMLLHPPQTHGGPPQGGVPQSGVPTLSASTPTPYTYIGHHQVQSHPSQQLPFHPPGN is encoded by the exons ATGTTGAAGCAGCCGCAGCCGCTACCCCCCCCCGCGCCCGCCACCGGGCCCCCCCCGGCCGCCGGGCCCCCCGCCGCTCCGGCCCCAGCACGCAAGGCCGCGCCCAGCCCCAACGGTAGCCTCAGTCCTAGCGGCGGCGCCCGCCCGCCCACCGCTGCCGCgccgccccccgccgccgcctcgtCAGCTGCGGCGCCCGGCGGGGGGGGCGGGCccgggggcagcggcggcggcggcaccaG GGGTCAGAGTACTGGGAAGGGGCCTCCCCAGTGCCCG GTGTTTGAAGGTGTCTACAACAACTCCCGCATGCTGCACTTCCTGACGGCTGTCGTG GGTTCCACCTGCGATGTGAAGGTGAAGAATGGCAGCACCTTTGAGGGCATTTTCAAGACGCTCAGCTCCAAA TTCGAGCTGGCTGTAGACGCTGTGCACCGCAAGACTTCGGAGCAGACGGCTGGGCCGCGGCGTGAGGACATCGTAGACACCATGGTATTCAAGCCGGCTGACGTCATGCTGGTTCGCTTCCGCAACATTGACTTCAACTATGCCACAAAAG ACAAGTTCACAGATTCAGCCATTGCCATGAACTCCAAGGTGAACGGGGAGCACAAGGAGAAGGTGTTGCAGCGCTGGGAGGGCGGCGACAGCCACAGTGATGACTACGACCTCGAGTCCGATCTG TCCAACGGCTGGGACCCTAACGAGATGTTCAAGTTCAACGAGGAGAACTATGGTGTGAAGACTACCTATGACAGCAGTTTAGCTTCCTACAC cgTGCCCCTGGAGAAGGACAACTCGGAGGAGTTCCGGCAGCGTGAGGCACGGGCGGCGCAGCTGGCACGGGAGATTGAGTCAAGTCCACAGTACCGGCTGCGCATTGCCATGGAGAACGATGATGGGCGGAGCGAGGAGGAGAAGCACAGCTCCGTGCAGCGCCAGGCCTCTGGCCGcgacagccccagcctggccaccaG GGATGGCAAATACAACCCGTTGCCACAGCGCGTGCGCGAGGGCTCCCGTGGCGGTGTGCGCTGCAGCAGCTCCCGTGGCGGGCGGCCGGGTGTGGGGGCCCTGCCCCCCCGTGGCGGCGCCCACCACCCAGATGGCGGCGCCAGTCCTCTGCCTGATCCGCGTGGCATCAACGGAG GTCCCTCGCGGATGTCGCCCAAGTCGCAGCGTCCCATCCGCGGCGCCAAGGCCATGTCGTCTCCTGGCAGCCGCCCTGTGGAGGTCTCGGCAGCTCCCCCGGCAG TGGGCCGCATGTATCCCCCACGCTCCCCCaaggcagcaccagctccagagTCTGCGGCTGCCCCTGCGTCCCCCTCTgagtccaggacagctgctctggagcccagcactgctgccgcccCTAGCCCACCATCACCCAAGGCGGGTGCCCctatgctgcctgctgcccctgagg CGAAAGAGGCACCAGTGCCAAAGGACCCCGGCCGAGCCTCCGAGGTGGCAGGGCCCCTGGAGCCGGCGAAGCCAGCAAGCAAAG GGCTTCAGACAGAGCAGCAGCgaagccagctggaggagctgcgcAAGTTTGGGGCCCAGTTCAAG ctccagcccagcagctcccctgAGGCTGGCCTGGAGCCCTTCGCTGCCCGGCCTAAGGAGCCAACACCTGAGGGCAAAGGCAAGGAGAAGGTGGCTGAGCCCTGCGAGGGGCCGGAGGAGACCCCGAAGCCTGGTGGGGCTCCGGAGCTGGCGCCGGAgggtggcaaggaggagaaggGGCTGCTGGAGGGGCCTGAGCGCCCGgagcctgccagcccccccagcaAGGCTGAGGCTGAGGACAAGGAGGACGGGCCTGTGTCGGA ACAGGTGAAGAAGTCAACGCTGAACCCCAATGCAAAGGAGTTCAATCCCTCCAAGACGCTGCTGTCCGTG aaCAAGTCTACGAGCACGCCCACGTCGCCAGGGCCCCGCACCCACTCAACGCCATCCATCCCGGTGCTGGCGGCCGGGCAGAGTGGCATGTACAGCCCCCAGTACATCTCCTACATCCCGCAGATCCACATGAGCCCCGCCGTACAG gccccacagATGTACCCCTACCCTGTTTCCAACTCCGTGCCCGGGCAGCAGGGCAAGTACCGGGGCGCCAAAG GCTCGCTGCCCCCCCAGCGCTCGGACCAACACCAGGCAGCCTCCGCGCCCCCCATCATGCAGGCAGCGGCGGCCGCGGGGCCCCCACTCGTGGCAGCCACCCCCTACTCTTCCTACATCTCCTACAATCCACAGCAGTTTGCCGGGCAGCCTACCATGATGCAGCCCATGGCCCACTACCCCTCGCAG CCTGTGTTCGCGCCCATGCTGCAGAGCAACCCGCGCATGATGACGTCAGGCAGCCACGCCCAGGCCATTGTCTCATCCTCTGCCCCCCAGTACCCACCAGCTGAGCAGCCTGCACCCCAGCCGCTCTATG CCACCGTCCACCAGTCCTACCCCCACCACGCCACCCAGCTGCACCCCCACCAGCCGCAGCCTGCCACCACACCCACCGGCAGCCAGACGCAGGCCCAGCATGCCGCTCCCAGTCCTGTGCAG CaccaggctgggcaggcgccGCACCTGGGCAGCgcgcagcagcagcccaacctGTACCACACGGCCGCGGCGCTGACAGCCACACCGCCCTCCATCACGCCAGGCCCTGGTGCCCAGTCCCCGCAGACCAGCTTCCCGCAGCCTGCTGCCGTCTATGCCATCCACgctcaccagcagctgcagcacagctacCCCAACATGGCCCACGTCACCCAG GCCCATGTGCAGACGGGGCTGCCGGCTgcgccccccccacaccccggcGCGCCGCATCCGCCccaggtgatgctgctgcacccaccccagaCCCATGGTGGGCCCCCGCAGGGTGGCGTGCCCCAGAGTGGCGTGCCCACCCTCTcagcctccacccccaccccctacaccTATATTGGTCACCATCAAG TTCAGTCCCACCCGTCCCAGCAGCTGCCATTCCATCCCCCTGGGAACTGA
- the ATXN2L gene encoding ataxin-2-like protein isoform X3, translated as MLKQPQPLPPPAPATGPPPAAGPPAAPAPARKAAPSPNGSLSPSGGARPPTAAAPPPAAASSAAAPGGGGGPGGSGGGGTRGQSTGKGPPQCPVFEGVYNNSRMLHFLTAVVGSTCDVKVKNGSTFEGIFKTLSSKFELAVDAVHRKTSEQTAGPRREDIVDTMVFKPADVMLVRFRNIDFNYATKDKFTDSAIAMNSKVNGEHKEKVLQRWEGGDSHSDDYDLESDLSNGWDPNEMFKFNEENYGVKTTYDSSLASYTVPLEKDNSEEFRQREARAAQLAREIESSPQYRLRIAMENDDGRSEEEKHSSVQRQASGRDSPSLATRDGKYNPLPQRVREGSRGGVRCSSSRGGRPGVGALPPRGGAHHPDGGASPLPDPRGINGGPSRMSPKSQRPIRGAKAMSSPGSRPVEVSAAPPAVGRMYPPRSPKAAPAPESAAAPASPSESRTAALEPSTAAAPSPPSPKAGAPMLPAAPEAKEAPVPKDPGRASEVAGPLEPAKPASKVGLQTEQQRSQLEELRKFGAQFKLQPSSSPEAGLEPFAARPKEPTPEGKGKEKVAEPCEGPEETPKPGGAPELAPEGGKEEKGLLEGPERPEPASPPSKAEAEDKEDGPVSEQVKKSTLNPNAKEFNPSKTLLSNKSTSTPTSPGPRTHSTPSIPVLAAGQSGMYSPQYISYIPQIHMSPAVQAPQMYPYPVSNSVPGQQGKYRGAKGSLPPQRSDQHQAASAPPIMQAAAAAGPPLVAATPYSSYISYNPQQFAGQPTMMQPMAHYPSQPVFAPMLQSNPRMMTSGSHAQAIVSSSAPQYPPAEQPAPQPLYATVHQSYPHHATQLHPHQPQPATTPTGSQTQAQHAAPSPVQHQAGQAPHLGSAQQQPNLYHTAAALTATPPSITPGPGAQSPQTSFPQPAAVYAIHAHQQLQHSYPNMAHVTQAHVQTGLPAAPPPHPGAPHPPQVMLLHPPQTHGGPPQGGVPQSGVPTLSASTPTPYTYIGHHQVQSHPSQQLPFHPPGN; from the exons ATGTTGAAGCAGCCGCAGCCGCTACCCCCCCCCGCGCCCGCCACCGGGCCCCCCCCGGCCGCCGGGCCCCCCGCCGCTCCGGCCCCAGCACGCAAGGCCGCGCCCAGCCCCAACGGTAGCCTCAGTCCTAGCGGCGGCGCCCGCCCGCCCACCGCTGCCGCgccgccccccgccgccgcctcgtCAGCTGCGGCGCCCGGCGGGGGGGGCGGGCccgggggcagcggcggcggcggcaccaG GGGTCAGAGTACTGGGAAGGGGCCTCCCCAGTGCCCG GTGTTTGAAGGTGTCTACAACAACTCCCGCATGCTGCACTTCCTGACGGCTGTCGTG GGTTCCACCTGCGATGTGAAGGTGAAGAATGGCAGCACCTTTGAGGGCATTTTCAAGACGCTCAGCTCCAAA TTCGAGCTGGCTGTAGACGCTGTGCACCGCAAGACTTCGGAGCAGACGGCTGGGCCGCGGCGTGAGGACATCGTAGACACCATGGTATTCAAGCCGGCTGACGTCATGCTGGTTCGCTTCCGCAACATTGACTTCAACTATGCCACAAAAG ACAAGTTCACAGATTCAGCCATTGCCATGAACTCCAAGGTGAACGGGGAGCACAAGGAGAAGGTGTTGCAGCGCTGGGAGGGCGGCGACAGCCACAGTGATGACTACGACCTCGAGTCCGATCTG TCCAACGGCTGGGACCCTAACGAGATGTTCAAGTTCAACGAGGAGAACTATGGTGTGAAGACTACCTATGACAGCAGTTTAGCTTCCTACAC cgTGCCCCTGGAGAAGGACAACTCGGAGGAGTTCCGGCAGCGTGAGGCACGGGCGGCGCAGCTGGCACGGGAGATTGAGTCAAGTCCACAGTACCGGCTGCGCATTGCCATGGAGAACGATGATGGGCGGAGCGAGGAGGAGAAGCACAGCTCCGTGCAGCGCCAGGCCTCTGGCCGcgacagccccagcctggccaccaG GGATGGCAAATACAACCCGTTGCCACAGCGCGTGCGCGAGGGCTCCCGTGGCGGTGTGCGCTGCAGCAGCTCCCGTGGCGGGCGGCCGGGTGTGGGGGCCCTGCCCCCCCGTGGCGGCGCCCACCACCCAGATGGCGGCGCCAGTCCTCTGCCTGATCCGCGTGGCATCAACGGAG GTCCCTCGCGGATGTCGCCCAAGTCGCAGCGTCCCATCCGCGGCGCCAAGGCCATGTCGTCTCCTGGCAGCCGCCCTGTGGAGGTCTCGGCAGCTCCCCCGGCAG TGGGCCGCATGTATCCCCCACGCTCCCCCaaggcagcaccagctccagagTCTGCGGCTGCCCCTGCGTCCCCCTCTgagtccaggacagctgctctggagcccagcactgctgccgcccCTAGCCCACCATCACCCAAGGCGGGTGCCCctatgctgcctgctgcccctgagg CGAAAGAGGCACCAGTGCCAAAGGACCCCGGCCGAGCCTCCGAGGTGGCAGGGCCCCTGGAGCCGGCGAAGCCAGCAAGCAAAG tAGGGCTTCAGACAGAGCAGCAGCgaagccagctggaggagctgcgcAAGTTTGGGGCCCAGTTCAAG ctccagcccagcagctcccctgAGGCTGGCCTGGAGCCCTTCGCTGCCCGGCCTAAGGAGCCAACACCTGAGGGCAAAGGCAAGGAGAAGGTGGCTGAGCCCTGCGAGGGGCCGGAGGAGACCCCGAAGCCTGGTGGGGCTCCGGAGCTGGCGCCGGAgggtggcaaggaggagaaggGGCTGCTGGAGGGGCCTGAGCGCCCGgagcctgccagcccccccagcaAGGCTGAGGCTGAGGACAAGGAGGACGGGCCTGTGTCGGA ACAGGTGAAGAAGTCAACGCTGAACCCCAATGCAAAGGAGTTCAATCCCTCCAAGACGCTGCTGTCC aaCAAGTCTACGAGCACGCCCACGTCGCCAGGGCCCCGCACCCACTCAACGCCATCCATCCCGGTGCTGGCGGCCGGGCAGAGTGGCATGTACAGCCCCCAGTACATCTCCTACATCCCGCAGATCCACATGAGCCCCGCCGTACAG gccccacagATGTACCCCTACCCTGTTTCCAACTCCGTGCCCGGGCAGCAGGGCAAGTACCGGGGCGCCAAAG GCTCGCTGCCCCCCCAGCGCTCGGACCAACACCAGGCAGCCTCCGCGCCCCCCATCATGCAGGCAGCGGCGGCCGCGGGGCCCCCACTCGTGGCAGCCACCCCCTACTCTTCCTACATCTCCTACAATCCACAGCAGTTTGCCGGGCAGCCTACCATGATGCAGCCCATGGCCCACTACCCCTCGCAG CCTGTGTTCGCGCCCATGCTGCAGAGCAACCCGCGCATGATGACGTCAGGCAGCCACGCCCAGGCCATTGTCTCATCCTCTGCCCCCCAGTACCCACCAGCTGAGCAGCCTGCACCCCAGCCGCTCTATG CCACCGTCCACCAGTCCTACCCCCACCACGCCACCCAGCTGCACCCCCACCAGCCGCAGCCTGCCACCACACCCACCGGCAGCCAGACGCAGGCCCAGCATGCCGCTCCCAGTCCTGTGCAG CaccaggctgggcaggcgccGCACCTGGGCAGCgcgcagcagcagcccaacctGTACCACACGGCCGCGGCGCTGACAGCCACACCGCCCTCCATCACGCCAGGCCCTGGTGCCCAGTCCCCGCAGACCAGCTTCCCGCAGCCTGCTGCCGTCTATGCCATCCACgctcaccagcagctgcagcacagctacCCCAACATGGCCCACGTCACCCAG GCCCATGTGCAGACGGGGCTGCCGGCTgcgccccccccacaccccggcGCGCCGCATCCGCCccaggtgatgctgctgcacccaccccagaCCCATGGTGGGCCCCCGCAGGGTGGCGTGCCCCAGAGTGGCGTGCCCACCCTCTcagcctccacccccaccccctacaccTATATTGGTCACCATCAAG TTCAGTCCCACCCGTCCCAGCAGCTGCCATTCCATCCCCCTGGGAACTGA
- the ATXN2L gene encoding ataxin-2-like protein isoform X1 encodes MLKQPQPLPPPAPATGPPPAAGPPAAPAPARKAAPSPNGSLSPSGGARPPTAAAPPPAAASSAAAPGGGGGPGGSGGGGTRGQSTGKGPPQCPVFEGVYNNSRMLHFLTAVVGSTCDVKVKNGSTFEGIFKTLSSKFELAVDAVHRKTSEQTAGPRREDIVDTMVFKPADVMLVRFRNIDFNYATKDKFTDSAIAMNSKVNGEHKEKVLQRWEGGDSHSDDYDLESDLSNGWDPNEMFKFNEENYGVKTTYDSSLASYTVPLEKDNSEEFRQREARAAQLAREIESSPQYRLRIAMENDDGRSEEEKHSSVQRQASGRDSPSLATRDGKYNPLPQRVREGSRGGVRCSSSRGGRPGVGALPPRGGAHHPDGGASPLPDPRGINGGPSRMSPKSQRPIRGAKAMSSPGSRPVEVSAAPPAVGRMYPPRSPKAAPAPESAAAPASPSESRTAALEPSTAAAPSPPSPKAGAPMLPAAPEAKEAPVPKDPGRASEVAGPLEPAKPASKVGLQTEQQRSQLEELRKFGAQFKLQPSSSPEAGLEPFAARPKEPTPEGKGKEKVAEPCEGPEETPKPGGAPELAPEGGKEEKGLLEGPERPEPASPPSKAEAEDKEDGPVSEQVKKSTLNPNAKEFNPSKTLLSVNKSTSTPTSPGPRTHSTPSIPVLAAGQSGMYSPQYISYIPQIHMSPAVQAPQMYPYPVSNSVPGQQGKYRGAKGSLPPQRSDQHQAASAPPIMQAAAAAGPPLVAATPYSSYISYNPQQFAGQPTMMQPMAHYPSQPVFAPMLQSNPRMMTSGSHAQAIVSSSAPQYPPAEQPAPQPLYATVHQSYPHHATQLHPHQPQPATTPTGSQTQAQHAAPSPVQHQAGQAPHLGSAQQQPNLYHTAAALTATPPSITPGPGAQSPQTSFPQPAAVYAIHAHQQLQHSYPNMAHVTQAHVQTGLPAAPPPHPGAPHPPQVMLLHPPQTHGGPPQGGVPQSGVPTLSASTPTPYTYIGHHQVQSHPSQQLPFHPPGN; translated from the exons ATGTTGAAGCAGCCGCAGCCGCTACCCCCCCCCGCGCCCGCCACCGGGCCCCCCCCGGCCGCCGGGCCCCCCGCCGCTCCGGCCCCAGCACGCAAGGCCGCGCCCAGCCCCAACGGTAGCCTCAGTCCTAGCGGCGGCGCCCGCCCGCCCACCGCTGCCGCgccgccccccgccgccgcctcgtCAGCTGCGGCGCCCGGCGGGGGGGGCGGGCccgggggcagcggcggcggcggcaccaG GGGTCAGAGTACTGGGAAGGGGCCTCCCCAGTGCCCG GTGTTTGAAGGTGTCTACAACAACTCCCGCATGCTGCACTTCCTGACGGCTGTCGTG GGTTCCACCTGCGATGTGAAGGTGAAGAATGGCAGCACCTTTGAGGGCATTTTCAAGACGCTCAGCTCCAAA TTCGAGCTGGCTGTAGACGCTGTGCACCGCAAGACTTCGGAGCAGACGGCTGGGCCGCGGCGTGAGGACATCGTAGACACCATGGTATTCAAGCCGGCTGACGTCATGCTGGTTCGCTTCCGCAACATTGACTTCAACTATGCCACAAAAG ACAAGTTCACAGATTCAGCCATTGCCATGAACTCCAAGGTGAACGGGGAGCACAAGGAGAAGGTGTTGCAGCGCTGGGAGGGCGGCGACAGCCACAGTGATGACTACGACCTCGAGTCCGATCTG TCCAACGGCTGGGACCCTAACGAGATGTTCAAGTTCAACGAGGAGAACTATGGTGTGAAGACTACCTATGACAGCAGTTTAGCTTCCTACAC cgTGCCCCTGGAGAAGGACAACTCGGAGGAGTTCCGGCAGCGTGAGGCACGGGCGGCGCAGCTGGCACGGGAGATTGAGTCAAGTCCACAGTACCGGCTGCGCATTGCCATGGAGAACGATGATGGGCGGAGCGAGGAGGAGAAGCACAGCTCCGTGCAGCGCCAGGCCTCTGGCCGcgacagccccagcctggccaccaG GGATGGCAAATACAACCCGTTGCCACAGCGCGTGCGCGAGGGCTCCCGTGGCGGTGTGCGCTGCAGCAGCTCCCGTGGCGGGCGGCCGGGTGTGGGGGCCCTGCCCCCCCGTGGCGGCGCCCACCACCCAGATGGCGGCGCCAGTCCTCTGCCTGATCCGCGTGGCATCAACGGAG GTCCCTCGCGGATGTCGCCCAAGTCGCAGCGTCCCATCCGCGGCGCCAAGGCCATGTCGTCTCCTGGCAGCCGCCCTGTGGAGGTCTCGGCAGCTCCCCCGGCAG TGGGCCGCATGTATCCCCCACGCTCCCCCaaggcagcaccagctccagagTCTGCGGCTGCCCCTGCGTCCCCCTCTgagtccaggacagctgctctggagcccagcactgctgccgcccCTAGCCCACCATCACCCAAGGCGGGTGCCCctatgctgcctgctgcccctgagg CGAAAGAGGCACCAGTGCCAAAGGACCCCGGCCGAGCCTCCGAGGTGGCAGGGCCCCTGGAGCCGGCGAAGCCAGCAAGCAAAG tAGGGCTTCAGACAGAGCAGCAGCgaagccagctggaggagctgcgcAAGTTTGGGGCCCAGTTCAAG ctccagcccagcagctcccctgAGGCTGGCCTGGAGCCCTTCGCTGCCCGGCCTAAGGAGCCAACACCTGAGGGCAAAGGCAAGGAGAAGGTGGCTGAGCCCTGCGAGGGGCCGGAGGAGACCCCGAAGCCTGGTGGGGCTCCGGAGCTGGCGCCGGAgggtggcaaggaggagaaggGGCTGCTGGAGGGGCCTGAGCGCCCGgagcctgccagcccccccagcaAGGCTGAGGCTGAGGACAAGGAGGACGGGCCTGTGTCGGA ACAGGTGAAGAAGTCAACGCTGAACCCCAATGCAAAGGAGTTCAATCCCTCCAAGACGCTGCTGTCCGTG aaCAAGTCTACGAGCACGCCCACGTCGCCAGGGCCCCGCACCCACTCAACGCCATCCATCCCGGTGCTGGCGGCCGGGCAGAGTGGCATGTACAGCCCCCAGTACATCTCCTACATCCCGCAGATCCACATGAGCCCCGCCGTACAG gccccacagATGTACCCCTACCCTGTTTCCAACTCCGTGCCCGGGCAGCAGGGCAAGTACCGGGGCGCCAAAG GCTCGCTGCCCCCCCAGCGCTCGGACCAACACCAGGCAGCCTCCGCGCCCCCCATCATGCAGGCAGCGGCGGCCGCGGGGCCCCCACTCGTGGCAGCCACCCCCTACTCTTCCTACATCTCCTACAATCCACAGCAGTTTGCCGGGCAGCCTACCATGATGCAGCCCATGGCCCACTACCCCTCGCAG CCTGTGTTCGCGCCCATGCTGCAGAGCAACCCGCGCATGATGACGTCAGGCAGCCACGCCCAGGCCATTGTCTCATCCTCTGCCCCCCAGTACCCACCAGCTGAGCAGCCTGCACCCCAGCCGCTCTATG CCACCGTCCACCAGTCCTACCCCCACCACGCCACCCAGCTGCACCCCCACCAGCCGCAGCCTGCCACCACACCCACCGGCAGCCAGACGCAGGCCCAGCATGCCGCTCCCAGTCCTGTGCAG CaccaggctgggcaggcgccGCACCTGGGCAGCgcgcagcagcagcccaacctGTACCACACGGCCGCGGCGCTGACAGCCACACCGCCCTCCATCACGCCAGGCCCTGGTGCCCAGTCCCCGCAGACCAGCTTCCCGCAGCCTGCTGCCGTCTATGCCATCCACgctcaccagcagctgcagcacagctacCCCAACATGGCCCACGTCACCCAG GCCCATGTGCAGACGGGGCTGCCGGCTgcgccccccccacaccccggcGCGCCGCATCCGCCccaggtgatgctgctgcacccaccccagaCCCATGGTGGGCCCCCGCAGGGTGGCGTGCCCCAGAGTGGCGTGCCCACCCTCTcagcctccacccccaccccctacaccTATATTGGTCACCATCAAG TTCAGTCCCACCCGTCCCAGCAGCTGCCATTCCATCCCCCTGGGAACTGA